A region of Mesorhizobium sp. M3A.F.Ca.ET.080.04.2.1 DNA encodes the following proteins:
- a CDS encoding caspase family protein produces MLRCCAFLAALILVGFATFEARADRRVALVIGNSEYREIPALKNPDKDAQDVANTFRLAGFDVFVAKDLTKLQFEQQFRNYLAAADGADLAVVYYSGHGFQIGGENFLIPVDASLKDAADIEVQAIKLDDVLQQLRSKSKIQVIILDACRNNPFPRKDYWLRDQLITASGTGLAQVKSSQNTLIAFATEPGAVAFDGTGSLSPFSSAFSRRALAPNQEIRTVMAAVRRDVVRATDGKQVPWENSSLIDDVVLMRRATRPSLPPVLEKVVPSGVGPVALDLPQPVDVDGGAVTVSIETLPTLGRLTLDGRPVAVTEPIQGKDLPRLRMEVAKTIDAQEQVETLAYTTRDEWGGQSQGILVLRIKSGGGAEGRQIVASQKEQVVERGLHITGAVKVIENRDVTIPVGVGPVPLKLDFPTKDPAISLKLASYPATGTLSLPDRILSPQSSLMAKEVGDLRYEPQIGSAVPVEVGFQIRASKSSKQATMKLSPSIDPCDQAAGAPLDLQGVVPGRLPNEIGGQAVEACEAAVKAYPDVARFRYELGRALLAASKVDEARKVIQAAADKGHVRAGFELGYIASSGTGTAADPAKANTFYSQASDRGDPYAMAAWGRALFNGLGVQRDTGKGLDLLLKAAAMGHVDAMNDLAVIFTEGRNGMPADPVRAMAFLRAGIERQGNFSTSALAPGGRNLQTLAVCTPKIVPKIITKIKVIRVPAPKPPRVVRPVKPVQDEPGRATWSGNNGGDRPGPSEGGGNTDGTDGGSTGGTDGGTTGGTDGGTTGSTDSGTGGGFDTVSGSPG; encoded by the coding sequence ATGCTGCGATGCTGCGCGTTCCTTGCAGCCTTGATCCTCGTGGGTTTCGCGACGTTCGAAGCTCGCGCCGATCGACGGGTTGCCCTTGTAATCGGCAATTCAGAATACCGAGAGATCCCTGCGCTCAAGAACCCTGACAAGGATGCTCAGGACGTGGCGAACACGTTCCGGCTGGCCGGCTTCGACGTGTTCGTCGCCAAGGACTTGACCAAGCTGCAGTTCGAACAACAGTTCCGCAATTATCTGGCCGCGGCGGACGGCGCCGATCTGGCGGTCGTCTATTATTCGGGCCATGGCTTTCAGATCGGCGGCGAGAACTTTCTTATCCCCGTCGATGCCTCCCTGAAGGATGCGGCCGATATCGAGGTCCAGGCAATCAAGCTCGACGACGTGCTGCAGCAATTGCGCTCGAAATCGAAGATCCAGGTGATCATCCTCGATGCCTGCCGCAACAATCCGTTCCCACGCAAGGACTATTGGCTGCGCGACCAGTTGATCACCGCAAGCGGCACCGGCCTGGCGCAGGTGAAAAGCTCGCAGAACACATTGATCGCCTTCGCTACCGAGCCTGGCGCTGTTGCCTTTGACGGGACCGGCAGCCTCAGCCCGTTTTCATCCGCCTTTTCCCGCCGTGCGCTGGCGCCGAACCAGGAGATACGCACCGTCATGGCCGCCGTGCGCCGCGATGTGGTGCGGGCGACCGACGGCAAGCAGGTTCCCTGGGAAAACTCCTCGCTGATCGACGACGTGGTGCTGATGCGCCGGGCGACCCGGCCCTCGCTGCCGCCGGTGCTGGAGAAGGTCGTGCCGTCGGGCGTCGGCCCGGTCGCCCTCGACTTGCCACAGCCGGTCGACGTCGACGGCGGCGCAGTTACCGTCAGCATTGAAACGCTTCCGACGCTCGGGCGCCTGACATTGGACGGCCGACCTGTCGCCGTAACCGAACCGATACAGGGCAAGGATCTGCCACGCCTGCGCATGGAGGTGGCCAAGACGATCGACGCGCAGGAACAGGTGGAAACGTTGGCCTATACCACACGTGACGAGTGGGGCGGCCAATCCCAGGGCATTCTGGTGCTGCGGATCAAGAGCGGCGGCGGCGCCGAGGGTCGGCAGATCGTGGCTTCGCAGAAGGAGCAGGTCGTGGAGCGCGGCCTCCATATCACCGGCGCGGTCAAGGTGATCGAGAACCGCGACGTCACGATTCCTGTCGGCGTTGGCCCGGTTCCATTGAAGCTGGACTTCCCGACCAAGGATCCGGCGATCAGCCTGAAGCTTGCGAGTTATCCGGCGACCGGAACATTGTCCCTGCCGGATCGCATTCTGTCGCCTCAATCGAGTCTGATGGCCAAGGAAGTCGGCGATCTTCGCTACGAGCCGCAGATCGGCTCGGCAGTTCCTGTCGAGGTCGGCTTCCAAATCCGCGCCAGCAAATCGTCCAAGCAGGCGACGATGAAGCTGTCGCCAAGCATCGACCCTTGCGATCAGGCGGCGGGCGCTCCGCTCGACCTGCAGGGCGTCGTCCCGGGCCGGTTGCCGAATGAGATCGGCGGCCAGGCGGTGGAGGCCTGCGAGGCGGCGGTGAAGGCCTACCCCGATGTCGCCCGCTTCCGCTACGAGCTCGGGCGGGCGCTGCTGGCGGCAAGCAAGGTCGACGAGGCCAGGAAGGTCATCCAAGCTGCTGCCGACAAGGGCCATGTCCGCGCCGGCTTCGAGCTCGGCTATATCGCGTCGTCCGGCACCGGGACGGCGGCGGATCCTGCGAAAGCGAACACCTTCTATTCACAAGCGTCCGACAGGGGAGATCCCTACGCCATGGCCGCTTGGGGGCGTGCCTTGTTCAATGGCCTCGGCGTCCAGCGCGATACCGGCAAGGGCTTGGACCTGCTGCTCAAGGCGGCGGCGATGGGGCATGTCGATGCCATGAACGATCTTGCGGTGATCTTCACGGAAGGCCGCAATGGCATGCCCGCCGATCCGGTTCGCGCCATGGCCTTTCTCAGAGCCGGCATCGAGCGGCAAGGCAACTTTTCGACGAGCGCTCTCGCTCCTGGCGGGCGCAACCTCCAGACGCTCGCTGTGTGCACGCCCAAGATCGTGCCGAAAATAATAACCAAGATAAAGGTGATCCGCGTACCCGCGCCAAAGCCGCCGAGAGTCGTCAGACCGGTGAAACCAGTGCAGGACGAACCCGGGCGGGCTACTTGGAGTGGCAATAATGGCGGCGACCGCCCAGGTCCCTCCGAAGGCGGCGGCAACACTGACGGCACTGACGGCGGCAGCACCGGCGGCACGGACGGCGGCACCACTGGCGGCACCGACGGCGGCACGACCGGCAGCACTGATAGCGGGACCGGCGGTGGCTTTGACACCGTCAGCGGCAGCCCCGGGTAG
- a CDS encoding RNA polymerase factor sigma-32, giving the protein MIEDTAGRTLVRAAMQAPYLERDEEHLLAVRWKEENDQHALHRITVAHMRLVISMASKFRHYGLPLGDLIQEGHVGLLEAAARFEPAREVRFSTYATWWIRASMQDYILRNWSIVRGGTSSAQKALFFNLRRLRARLANSAEPISNTSLYRQVSAALGVPEADVAMMDSRLSAPDSSLNAPLADENGAAERLDFLICEDPLPDEVVGEMIDVERRAVWLKGALGALNERELRIIEERRLSDDGATLESLGEQLGISKERVRQIEARAMEKLKVALVKQNPAFLAEAA; this is encoded by the coding sequence ATGATCGAAGATACGGCAGGACGGACACTGGTCAGGGCGGCGATGCAGGCTCCCTATCTCGAGCGCGACGAGGAGCACCTTCTGGCCGTTCGCTGGAAGGAAGAGAACGACCAGCACGCCCTGCACCGGATCACCGTCGCCCACATGCGTCTGGTGATTTCCATGGCCTCCAAGTTCCGCCACTACGGCCTGCCGCTCGGCGATCTGATCCAGGAAGGTCATGTCGGCCTGCTGGAAGCGGCGGCGCGTTTCGAGCCGGCCCGTGAGGTACGCTTCTCGACCTATGCCACGTGGTGGATCCGCGCCTCGATGCAGGACTACATCCTGCGCAACTGGTCGATCGTGCGTGGCGGCACCAGTTCGGCGCAGAAGGCGCTGTTCTTCAATCTGCGGCGGCTCCGCGCCCGCCTGGCCAACAGCGCCGAGCCGATCTCGAACACCTCGCTCTACCGTCAGGTATCGGCTGCGCTGGGTGTCCCCGAAGCCGATGTGGCGATGATGGATTCGCGTCTGTCGGCGCCCGACAGCTCGCTCAATGCGCCGCTCGCCGACGAGAATGGCGCCGCCGAGCGGCTGGATTTCCTGATCTGCGAGGATCCGCTGCCGGACGAGGTGGTCGGCGAAATGATCGATGTCGAGCGACGCGCGGTTTGGTTGAAGGGCGCGCTCGGCGCGCTCAATGAACGCGAGCTCAGAATCATCGAGGAGCGCCGGCTGAGCGACGATGGCGCCACGCTGGAATCGCTGGGCGAGCAACTCGGCATCTCCAAGGAGCGCGTGCGCCAGATCGAAGCGCGGGCCATGGAAAAACTCAAGGTGGCGCTGGTCAAACAGAACCCCGCATTCCTCGCGGAGGCAGCCTGA
- a CDS encoding amino acid ABC transporter substrate-binding protein translates to MKWLKSLIIAGTLQALAIAAGHAGANLDQIKQAGVIKVGTEGTYAPFTYHDASGALVGFDVEIAKAIGEKLGVKVEFLEGKWDGLIAGLDANRYDAVINEVGITDARKAKYDFSDPYIASKAVLIVRGDNTDIKTFADLKGKKAAQSLTSNFGKLAEKNGAELVGTDGFDQSIQLLLTGRADATINDSLSFLDFKKHKPDANVKIAAQEENADYSGVIVRKGDPELVAAINKALADIKADGTYKKIADTYFGQDVSQ, encoded by the coding sequence ATGAAATGGCTCAAATCGCTCATCATCGCCGGAACGCTGCAGGCTCTGGCGATTGCCGCCGGACACGCCGGCGCCAATCTCGACCAGATCAAGCAGGCGGGCGTCATCAAGGTCGGCACGGAAGGCACCTACGCGCCCTTCACCTATCATGACGCGTCAGGCGCCCTGGTCGGCTTCGATGTCGAGATCGCCAAGGCGATCGGCGAGAAGCTCGGCGTCAAGGTCGAATTCCTCGAGGGCAAATGGGACGGTCTGATCGCAGGTCTCGACGCCAACCGCTACGATGCCGTCATCAACGAGGTCGGCATCACGGACGCCCGCAAGGCCAAGTATGATTTCTCCGATCCCTACATTGCCTCCAAGGCGGTGCTGATCGTTCGTGGCGACAACACCGACATCAAGACCTTTGCCGACCTCAAGGGCAAGAAGGCGGCGCAGTCGCTGACGTCCAACTTCGGCAAGCTTGCCGAGAAGAACGGCGCCGAGCTGGTCGGCACCGACGGCTTCGACCAGTCGATCCAGCTGCTCTTGACCGGCCGCGCCGACGCCACCATCAACGACAGCCTGTCCTTCCTCGACTTCAAGAAACACAAGCCTGACGCCAATGTGAAGATCGCCGCGCAGGAAGAGAACGCCGACTATTCCGGTGTCATCGTGCGCAAGGGCGATCCGGAACTGGTCGCGGCCATCAACAAGGCGCTGGCCGACATCAAGGCCGACGGCACCTACAAGAAGATCGCCGACACTTATTTCGGCCAGGACGTTTCGCAGTAA
- a CDS encoding ABC transporter permease subunit (The N-terminal region of this protein, as described by TIGR01726, is a three transmembrane segment that identifies a subfamily of ABC transporter permease subunits, which specificities that include histidine, arginine, glutamine, glutamate, L-cystine (sic), the opines (in Agrobacterium) octopine and nopaline, etc.), with product MPHWLQLMLESLPTLLWAALIFTVPLTLLSFAFGLLAGLVTALIRLFGPKPLVALVRFYVWIFRGTPLLVQLFLIFYGLPSVGVLLDAFPAALIGFTLNIGAYSSEIIRAVIGSVPKGQWEASYSIGMTWSQAMRRTILPQAGRVAVPPLSNTFISLVKDTSLAAAITVPEMFQAAQRIVATTYEPLILYVEAAALYLVMSSVLSALQARLEVRLNRYGGFLEANA from the coding sequence GTGCCGCACTGGTTGCAACTGATGCTGGAGTCGCTGCCGACGTTGCTGTGGGCGGCGCTGATCTTCACCGTGCCGCTGACGCTGCTGTCGTTCGCCTTCGGGCTCCTTGCCGGGCTGGTCACGGCACTGATCCGGCTGTTCGGCCCGAAACCGCTGGTCGCGCTCGTCCGCTTCTATGTCTGGATCTTCCGCGGCACGCCGCTGCTGGTGCAACTTTTCCTGATTTTCTACGGGCTGCCCTCTGTCGGCGTCCTGCTCGATGCCTTTCCGGCCGCGCTGATCGGCTTCACCCTCAACATCGGCGCCTACAGTTCGGAGATCATTCGCGCCGTCATCGGCTCAGTGCCGAAGGGACAGTGGGAGGCGTCCTATTCCATCGGCATGACCTGGAGCCAGGCGATGCGACGCACCATCCTGCCGCAAGCCGGGCGTGTCGCAGTGCCGCCGCTCTCCAACACCTTCATCTCGCTGGTCAAGGACACTTCGCTGGCCGCCGCCATCACCGTGCCCGAGATGTTCCAGGCGGCGCAGCGCATCGTCGCCACCACCTACGAGCCGCTGATCCTCTATGTCGAGGCGGCGGCGCTCTACCTGGTCATGAGCTCGGTGCTGTCGGCGCTGCAGGCGCGGCTGGAGGTGCGCCTCAACCGCTATGGCGGCTTCCTGGAGGCGAACGCATGA
- a CDS encoding amino acid ABC transporter ATP-binding protein, which translates to MIGLTNIEKRFGDNLVLKGVTVSIDEGSVTALVGPSGGGKSTLLRCINLLEMPTSGTLRIGDETLEFRPGGKVAAKDVQRIRLQTGMVFQNFQLFPHRTAIENVMEGLVTVLKWPEPRARERALALLDKVGMGHKTDAWPATLSGGQQQRVAIARALAPSPRVLLCDEPTSALDPELAQEVVEVLGQLAREGTTMVMATHDLRLASKIAQEVVFLDAGAIVEKGPASVVFDNPQRERTRRFIASLRQEEAQKEAGSGASGV; encoded by the coding sequence ATGATCGGCCTCACCAACATCGAGAAGCGCTTCGGCGACAACCTGGTGCTGAAGGGCGTCACCGTCAGCATCGACGAAGGCAGCGTGACCGCCCTGGTCGGTCCCTCCGGTGGGGGCAAGAGCACGTTGTTGCGCTGCATCAACCTGCTGGAAATGCCGACCTCCGGCACCTTGCGGATCGGCGATGAGACACTGGAGTTCCGGCCGGGCGGCAAGGTGGCGGCAAAGGATGTCCAGCGCATCCGTCTGCAGACCGGCATGGTGTTCCAGAACTTCCAGCTGTTCCCGCATCGCACCGCGATCGAGAATGTCATGGAAGGGCTGGTGACGGTGCTGAAATGGCCTGAGCCGAGGGCGCGCGAGCGGGCGCTGGCGCTGCTCGACAAGGTCGGCATGGGGCACAAGACCGATGCCTGGCCGGCGACGCTCTCCGGCGGTCAGCAGCAGCGCGTGGCGATCGCGCGGGCGCTGGCGCCGTCGCCCAGGGTGCTGCTTTGCGACGAGCCGACCTCGGCGCTCGATCCGGAGCTGGCGCAGGAAGTGGTCGAGGTGCTCGGCCAGCTTGCTCGCGAGGGCACGACCATGGTGATGGCCACCCATGATCTCAGGCTCGCCTCCAAGATCGCGCAGGAGGTGGTGTTCCTCGATGCCGGCGCCATCGTCGAGAAGGGCCCGGCCTCGGTGGTGTTCGACAATCCGCAGCGCGAGCGGACCAGGCGCTTCATTGCCTCGTTGCGGCAGGAGGAGGCGCAGAAGGAAGCCGGCAGCGGCGCGAGCGGTGTGTAA
- a CDS encoding CarD family transcriptional regulator has protein sequence MATITPQKKSSAARHGFKTGEFIVYPAHGVGQIVSIDEQEVAGHKLELFVIDFQKDKMRLKVPVAKATSIGMRKLSEEDYVDRALKVVQGRARIKRTMWSRRAQEYDAKINSGDLISISEVVRDLYRADNQPEQSYSERQLYEAALDRMAREIAAVNRMSETEAVRLIEVNLNKGPKRGAKADNEEAEQDEAA, from the coding sequence ATGGCAACGATCACCCCGCAGAAGAAGTCCAGTGCAGCGCGTCACGGTTTCAAGACCGGCGAGTTCATCGTCTACCCGGCCCACGGCGTCGGCCAGATCGTGTCCATCGACGAGCAAGAGGTTGCGGGCCACAAGCTGGAACTGTTCGTAATCGATTTCCAGAAGGACAAGATGCGGCTCAAGGTGCCGGTCGCCAAGGCGACCTCGATCGGCATGCGCAAGCTGTCGGAAGAGGATTATGTCGACCGCGCGCTGAAGGTGGTGCAGGGCCGCGCCCGCATCAAGCGCACCATGTGGTCGCGCCGCGCCCAGGAATATGATGCCAAGATCAACTCCGGCGACCTGATCTCGATTTCGGAAGTCGTGCGCGACCTCTACCGTGCCGACAACCAGCCGGAACAGTCCTATTCCGAGCGCCAGCTCTATGAAGCCGCGCTGGACCGCATGGCGCGCGAGATCGCCGCCGTCAACCGCATGTCGGAGACCGAAGCGGTTCGCCTCATCGAGGTCAACCTCAACAAGGGGCCGAAGCGCGGCGCCAAGGCCGACAATGAGGAAGCCGAGCAGGACGAAGCAGCCTGA
- the fdxA gene encoding ferredoxin FdxA yields MTYVVTDNCIKCKYMDCIEVCPVDCFYEGENMLVIHPDECIDCGVCEPECPADAIKPDTEPGLEKWLQVNTEYAEKWPNITAKKEPPADAKAFDGETGKFEKYFSPEPGEGD; encoded by the coding sequence ATGACCTATGTCGTGACCGATAATTGCATAAAATGCAAATACATGGACTGCATCGAGGTCTGTCCGGTCGACTGTTTCTATGAAGGCGAGAACATGCTCGTCATCCATCCCGACGAGTGCATCGACTGCGGCGTCTGCGAGCCGGAATGCCCGGCTGACGCGATCAAGCCCGATACCGAGCCGGGGCTCGAGAAATGGCTGCAGGTCAACACCGAATATGCGGAGAAATGGCCGAACATCACGGCCAAGAAGGAACCGCCTGCCGACGCCAAGGCCTTCGACGGCGAGACCGGAAAATTCGAGAAGTATTTCTCGCCCGAGCCCGGCGAAGGCGACTGA
- a CDS encoding RNA-binding S4 domain-containing protein has protein sequence MVGEGRQRIDKWLFFSRAVKSRSLAAKIVVAGRVRINRDKAAQASDLVKPGDVLTITLEGRILVWKVLGPGTRRGPAEEARLLYEDMSPPPTPKGEAVPDAIPALREAGSGRPTKRERRQTDRLLGED, from the coding sequence ATGGTTGGAGAAGGCCGCCAGCGCATCGACAAATGGCTGTTCTTCTCGCGTGCGGTGAAATCACGCTCGCTGGCTGCGAAGATCGTCGTTGCCGGGCGGGTCCGCATCAATCGCGACAAAGCAGCGCAGGCCTCCGATCTGGTCAAGCCGGGCGACGTGCTGACCATCACGCTTGAGGGGCGCATCCTGGTCTGGAAGGTGCTTGGGCCCGGAACCCGACGCGGTCCGGCCGAAGAGGCGCGGCTGCTCTATGAGGACATGTCGCCGCCGCCTACCCCGAAGGGCGAGGCGGTCCCGGACGCCATTCCGGCACTGCGCGAGGCCGGCAGCGGCCGGCCGACCAAAAGGGAACGCCGCCAGACCGACCGGCTGCTCGGCGAAGATTGA
- a CDS encoding helicase-related protein, with protein sequence MNIQPKHTKPLILSGRDVTAVLGPTNTGKTHLAIERMVAHETGVIGLPLRLLAREVYTRVCEKVGAHKVALITGEEKIVPASAKYSVCTVEAMPRETDAAFVAIDEVQLAGDLERGHIFTDRILHLRGRQETLLLGAATMHGILQKLLKGVSVVTRPRLSHLAYAGSKKLTRLPRRTAIVAFSADEVYAIAELIRRQQGGAAVVLGALSPRTRNAQVALFQSGDVDYLVATDAIGMGLNLDLEHVAFAQNRKFDGYQYRNLTAAELGQIAGRAGRHLRDGTFGVTGQVDPFDEDLVKKIEAHDFDPVKVLQWRTADFDFASLDALKRSIETNAPVEGLTRALPAVDAQALEHLSRDADIRALANSPERVALLWEACALPDYRKIAPAQHADLIASIYMDLARHGHVDENYMAEQVRRADTTDGDIDTLSHRIAQIRTWTFVSNRPGWLADQAHWREKTREIEDRLSDALHERLTKRFVDRRTSVLMRRLRENTMPEAEISPTGTVLVEGHHVGELQGFRFTADQSAGGEDAKAVRTAAQKALAAEFEARAERFAACANGDLALGSDGILRWIGAPIGTLVSGDEALKPRLVLLADEQLTGPARDKVAARAERFVNYQIESLLKPLVDLKNAEQLTGIGRGIAFQLVEHFGLINRRDIADEMKSLDQEGRAALRRLGVRFGAYHVFVPALIKPAPAGLVTLLWALQSDGKDKPGFGDVVHALASGRTSVVIDPAFDKTFYKLAGYRNLGRRAVRVDILERLADLIRPATNWKPGLGQRPDGAYDGHAFMVTPPMMSILGATADDMEEILKGLGYRAEPKPAAEVKAKLEAQDNAAREAAAAKLAAEEAARASQAAQAEAAATDAIAAASVEGSEPAGVVEAPEVAAEAGTEAAAEPVAEEPAEAAVEVAEVAHPAEENFAVPESAESADALASSSMGDAAARSEAGDGADDAGTAAADAAPPLRAGLSGEADTAGSPSEQEEPKPILLWRQARFDHQRPRHRHHDNRSRTGKAAREGQADAASGQPGNRSGQEGRRDQRDGAGKPRFDRSKFKPRPERETGERREGRPQGERPERREARPDWKGNRQDAKENAAGKPSFQGKPREERPQRFDPDSPFAKLAALRDQLKK encoded by the coding sequence TATTCGGTCTGCACCGTCGAGGCCATGCCGCGCGAGACCGACGCTGCCTTCGTGGCCATCGACGAGGTGCAACTCGCCGGCGACCTCGAACGCGGCCACATCTTCACCGACCGCATCCTGCATCTGCGCGGTCGCCAGGAGACACTGCTGCTGGGCGCCGCAACCATGCACGGCATCCTGCAGAAACTGCTGAAGGGCGTGTCGGTGGTGACGCGGCCACGGCTGTCGCACCTGGCCTATGCCGGCTCGAAGAAGCTCACCCGCCTGCCGCGGCGCACGGCGATCGTCGCCTTCTCCGCCGACGAAGTCTACGCCATCGCCGAACTGATCCGCCGCCAGCAGGGCGGTGCCGCCGTCGTGCTCGGTGCGCTCTCGCCCCGCACCCGCAATGCCCAGGTGGCGCTGTTCCAGTCGGGCGACGTCGATTATCTCGTCGCCACCGACGCCATCGGCATGGGGCTGAACCTCGATCTCGAGCACGTCGCCTTTGCCCAGAACCGCAAGTTCGACGGCTATCAATATCGCAATCTGACCGCCGCCGAGCTCGGCCAGATCGCCGGCCGCGCCGGCCGGCACCTGCGCGACGGCACGTTCGGCGTCACCGGCCAGGTCGACCCGTTCGACGAGGATCTGGTCAAGAAGATCGAGGCGCACGATTTCGACCCGGTGAAGGTGCTGCAGTGGCGCACCGCCGATTTCGATTTCGCCAGCCTCGACGCGCTGAAGCGCTCGATCGAGACCAACGCGCCGGTCGAAGGCCTGACGCGCGCCCTTCCGGCAGTAGACGCCCAGGCGCTCGAGCACCTGTCTCGTGACGCGGATATCCGCGCGCTCGCCAACAGCCCCGAGCGCGTGGCGCTGCTCTGGGAGGCCTGCGCCCTGCCGGACTACCGCAAGATCGCGCCCGCTCAGCACGCCGACCTCATCGCCTCGATCTACATGGATCTTGCCCGCCATGGCCATGTCGATGAGAACTACATGGCCGAGCAGGTTCGGCGCGCCGACACCACGGACGGCGATATCGACACGCTGTCGCACCGGATCGCCCAGATCCGCACCTGGACCTTCGTCTCCAACCGCCCAGGCTGGCTGGCCGATCAGGCACACTGGCGGGAAAAGACACGCGAAATCGAAGACAGATTGTCCGATGCGTTGCATGAGCGGTTGACGAAACGCTTCGTAGACCGCAGGACTTCCGTCCTCATGCGGCGCCTTAGAGAAAATACCATGCCTGAAGCCGAAATCAGCCCAACCGGAACCGTCCTCGTCGAAGGCCATCATGTCGGCGAGTTGCAGGGTTTCCGCTTCACCGCCGACCAGAGCGCCGGCGGCGAGGACGCCAAGGCGGTGCGCACCGCCGCGCAGAAGGCGCTTGCGGCCGAGTTCGAGGCACGCGCCGAACGCTTTGCCGCCTGCGCCAATGGCGACCTGGCGCTTGGCTCGGACGGCATCCTGCGCTGGATCGGCGCCCCCATCGGCACACTGGTTTCCGGCGACGAAGCGTTGAAGCCGCGGCTGGTGCTGCTCGCCGACGAGCAGCTCACCGGCCCGGCCCGCGACAAGGTGGCAGCGCGCGCCGAGCGCTTCGTCAACTACCAGATCGAATCCCTCCTGAAGCCACTGGTCGACCTCAAGAACGCCGAGCAGCTCACCGGCATCGGCCGCGGCATCGCCTTCCAGCTCGTCGAGCATTTCGGCCTCATCAATCGCCGCGATATCGCCGACGAGATGAAGTCGCTCGACCAGGAAGGACGTGCGGCGCTGCGCCGGCTTGGCGTGCGCTTCGGCGCCTACCACGTCTTCGTGCCGGCGCTGATCAAGCCGGCGCCCGCCGGGCTGGTCACGCTGCTCTGGGCGCTGCAGAGCGACGGCAAGGACAAACCCGGCTTTGGCGATGTCGTCCACGCTCTGGCGTCGGGCCGCACATCCGTGGTCATCGACCCAGCCTTCGACAAGACTTTCTACAAGCTTGCCGGCTACCGCAATCTCGGCCGCCGCGCCGTTCGCGTCGACATACTGGAGCGACTGGCCGATCTCATCCGACCGGCGACCAACTGGAAGCCCGGCCTCGGCCAGCGTCCCGACGGCGCCTATGACGGCCACGCCTTCATGGTGACGCCGCCGATGATGTCGATCCTCGGCGCCACCGCCGACGACATGGAAGAAATCCTCAAAGGCCTGGGCTACCGCGCCGAACCAAAGCCGGCGGCCGAGGTGAAGGCCAAGCTGGAGGCGCAGGACAACGCGGCTCGCGAAGCCGCCGCGGCCAAGCTCGCGGCCGAAGAGGCGGCTCGCGCCAGCCAGGCGGCGCAAGCAGAAGCTGCGGCGACAGACGCGATTGCCGCAGCATCGGTCGAAGGTTCGGAGCCGGCAGGCGTCGTCGAAGCGCCCGAAGTTGCCGCTGAAGCCGGCACGGAAGCGGCAGCGGAACCTGTCGCGGAAGAGCCGGCAGAAGCTGCCGTCGAGGTTGCGGAAGTGGCCCATCCTGCGGAGGAGAATTTCGCCGTGCCCGAGTCGGCCGAGAGCGCCGACGCCCTTGCCTCCTCCTCGATGGGGGATGCCGCGGCGCGAAGCGAAGCGGGTGATGGCGCCGACGATGCAGGCACTGCTGCCGCTGACGCTGCCCCGCCGTTGCGCGCCGGCCTTTCGGGCGAGGCTGACACCGCGGGAAGCCCGTCCGAGCAGGAAGAACCCAAGCCGATCCTGCTATGGCGCCAGGCCCGCTTCGACCACCAGCGCCCGCGCCACCGCCACCACGACAACCGTTCGCGCACCGGGAAGGCTGCCCGCGAGGGCCAGGCCGATGCCGCAAGCGGACAACCCGGCAATCGGTCAGGGCAAGAAGGTCGACGCGATCAGCGCGACGGCGCCGGCAAGCCGCGCTTCGATCGCAGCAAGTTCAAGCCCAGGCCGGAGCGCGAGACCGGCGAACGGCGCGAAGGACGGCCGCAAGGCGAGCGCCCCGAGCGCCGTGAGGCTCGGCCCGACTGGAAAGGCAACAGGCAGGACGCCAAGGAAAATGCCGCCGGCAAGCCGAGCTTCCAGGGCAAGCCGCGCGAGGAGCGCCCGCAGCGCTTCGATCCGGATTCGCCTTTCGCCAAGCTCGCCGCCCTGCGCGACCAGCTGAAGAAATAG